ttacGCCCCAGGAAGAAAACAGGCATAACCGCAGGACccgccaaacggaaccctgatcttccaacaaaaatctgggaaagatctcaataagcagacaatttggaaattacgtcatcctctcatgtctaatgaggtgagccattcaaagTAGAATACAGCGGATTCCCGTATCGTTAAGGATAGAATCCTACAATAACTCAAAAATGTGTCTGAGTAAAACGTGAAGAagcgctattctgtaacgaaaggcacaacaatcagggacagctacacccgcagggtactgtataggcccacccaaggttGGTAGACTCGGGATGATCaggcacgagcacaaacgcaaataaacgcctggactttgcagacgcataatcgccaaaaatatgtgaaagtgaaaatgagctgcaacctccggggggaacaagccgccctgtaaggagggataaacataatctgggttacccgcatgtgtagtagtagggagcggtagggaactcgcctctcggaagaCAGAacacccagaggcggatggctcatccccaagcccgaggaacagGGCGCTCTATCACGGCATattgaacataactgattgacctgtgtcaacggggccaaatcgcattcttcacaagtcagCATCAGAATACTCCATAACTAGAAAGAGAATATAATATTATGgactaagaaaaaacttaaacggtacctgacacccacaatggctgaggcactaaccacctcctagaaccagacacaagcagactctaatttttcagtcgccacatggtcaggagtgtggaaatggaagaccagaacgaaaacacgtccagtcacaaggtgaaccgcacagtccaaaaaaagcgcacccaaccataaggttgcatcacttccaaaggcctttatgttctaagctaagagcccagttaacactacatataagcagattgaatcacataacaaacatgattaaaaaaaaccctgtccaataatccccctcaggagacattaacccttgattccaagataccaaaggagcctcactgaggccctataaatatacttaGTAAGTCCtgcaagatagttccttacgggaaacattaataagttacagtacattctgatgaagtaaaatgaaacaatcttaccggaatctacaccatggaacaggcacacagcccttcaagtgtgacgaatagaagCAGCGCCTCCgcaatggacttgagagaaaaaagcaggcagcgaagcgaatttcgacaacgctgattgcttgtggagctgttaatatgagttgtgatggtttcgcagaaagactctccctgcatcactGGACTCTAACTTtgatccaggctctcactgagagactgataggattacttaaataCTCCTGTccaatgtcgaagagtactaccctccataagagacaacttATGACACTTCGCTGCCAACCtcttgggacgaaaggcaaagaatgcctggggggatgagggaagtgggaggagtatttaagcctttggctggggtgtctttgcctcctcctggtggccaggttcttatttcccaaaagtaatcaatgcagctgtggactctttccatttaggaagaaaattaaaaatattatggaGGCTCAAGGTGATCACTTGGCTATTCAAACATACAAAGGGACCCTGGATCCCCATGGCAAATACACTGGGTCACACAGGGTGGATAAaaatttaaataggatttatttttttaaatgctttctgAGGAAAAATCCATCTAAAGATAGTTGCTATTcaatatacattataatccaaaggttattcataatgatatatatattagtttttaattatatagaaaGATGCTGTTTATTCATTGCTGTAATGttttgtatgaattttttgatatgtaataaagatttgttttcacgctaaaacattttccacagtcagaacatgaaattgCCTTTTTctgctgtatgaattttctgatgcataataagatttgatttccgagtaaaacattttccacagtcagaacatgaaaatgatttttctcctgtatgaattttctgatgcataagaagagttgatttccgagtaaaacattttccacagtcagaacatgaaaatgccctttctcctgaatgaattttctgatgcataattagatttgatttccgagtaaaacattttccacagtcagaacatgaaaatgctttttctcctgtatgacttttctgatgcataataagatttgatttaagagtaaaacatttcccacagtcagaacatgaaaatgctttctcccctgtatgaattttctgatgcataataagatttgatttctgattaaaacatttcccacagtcagaacatgaaaatcctttctcccctgtatgaattttctgatgcgtaatgagatttgatttaagagtaaaacatttcccacagtcagaacatgaaaatcctttctcccctgtatgaattttctgatgtgtaataagatttgatttctgagtaaaacatttctcacagtcagaacatgaaaatctgtTCTCccctttatgaattttctgatgcctaataagagttagtttcagagtaaaacatttttcacagtcagaacatgaaaatcctttcttccctatatgaattttctgatgacgaaTAAGATTTGATTCCTGAGTAAAGCATTTCccacaatcagaacatgaaaattctttttctcctgtatgaattttctgatgagcaacAATACTCTTTTTAcagttaaaacatttcccacatataggacaggaaaatgtttttcctgtatgaatttttagatgtttaagaagatgtgatttcttaagaaaacatttcccacattcagaacataaatttcccacgtggcttctttgattttgaagaagatgtaaagaagcatctgcagTCTGATCATGATTATTGCAGTTCGTGAATTCCCctgtcaataagaaacacaatgggagtaatgttattaattaattaaataattattttataatgaGAACATAAAACTGTTCTGATTTAGTCATTCCCCTACACTTGTAGTAGACACTGTGAGAACTAGACATTTTTTAAGCTTCCATGCTAAGGCTTAAGGGCAATTTACTGGACATTAGGGACCATTTCTGAGAATTCACACTTAGTCAAAAACCAAACTAAATAGAAATGAATGTTGTTTTTCTACTTAGTGTATCTAGTCTTTTTAAAATTATGTCCACAGAAACTTTTAGTAATATAAAGATAAGTTTATGGGTTGAAATAACTGTAACTAATGCTTGCTTGCTTTTGGTTAAAACAAGGATGACTCTAgaacaacaaaaacaaagaaaatggcccCAGGTGGTGTAGTATATCTAAGCAATATAAAAATCTTCATTAGAGAGAAGAATCTCACTCACGTGTCAACTACACCTTCTGGGATAATCAGCAGCTCCCCAGCCAGCTGTGTTACTCAGCAATTCTGTTATATCATTTAGATGATGATTATTTAGCTGaaaaagcttaaagtgaaggtaaacattgATGAatcaaagcccgttttttaaaaatactataaaaaacaggggtactctcattcatcaaagttaacaaagaagccgttttgattaaaaacttacctctctctcttctttgcacagccagagcagcttccccttcctggaaatcctctcttcatatgtcatcaatgactaatccggcttcctccaattaaagcatggcctcaggcaatgactaccctggggggaaagccatgactggaggaagccagattagtcattgctgacatgtgaagagaggaaatACAGGTGGGgtaagctgctctagctgtgaaaagaaaaaaaggtaagttttttaataaaaatggctgctttgtaaactttgatgattgaaagtgtccctgtttttaatagtatttttaaaaaacgggctttcattcattaaagtttaccttcactttaaagaccccAATACAGCTAAACCAAAAAGATATCAACTTGTGACAAATCTCCAAAATAACATCAAACCACCACAGTTAGTGAATTAACTCTAAATAGACTGAGCATTTACATCACAGCAATGCGGGGTTAAGTGTAAAAGCGCTTtaatatgcaacataaatgattgttttattgtttaagaaTGTTACATTTATGACATATATTCTTTACTTATAATAAAGACCAGATtatcctttttttataaaaattaatatgtaaactaaactatattagtgaacatacacatcacaagtacactcacttgtgccctgtatGCGTGTGATGTGCATGTTCACTAATATGTACACGCATCTCTGCCGTTTCCCAAGACCCGTCAAACACCCACTCACCTGTGTTGTTTCCCACAGACACATCTCACACTTACATTCAACTGTGCCATGCAATCTCACACATACACTATCTGTGCCCtgtttcccacagacatgtcacacacaaacacttacatgTGCCCCTACATCCCTCTAaagtgtcacacacgtacactcacatttGCCCTGatttcctcagacatgtcacacacgtacactcaaatgtgccctacttcccaaagacatgtcacacacatacactcaactgtgccctgtttcccacagacatgtcagtTACACTCACccatgccctgcatccctctcacgtgccacatacactcacttgtgccttGCTTCTCTTAGACATAACACCTGTatactcacatgtgccctgctttCCTCAAATATGtcatacatgtacactcacctatCCCCTGCtttccacagacatgtcacacacttacactcacctgtgccctgcatccctctcatGTGTCacttatatacactcacctgtgtatATACACTCACGTGTCACACACCTACCTGtacttatattgtcacatatttcctgctctgcagcTTCTGCCATATTTCTTtgccactgatcttctgtttgttccaTGTTACATGAAATTTTAGCATAATTTTCAcctgaagaaataaaaataaaaaaaataaaataaataaataactctttacaatttctgtagtatcttttttaaaaagggtttaaaacaaaatgtgaaaaactgtGTAATTTAAGCTAAATACGCCTGAGCCTACACCACTAGCAGTCACATCAGTAAGAAACAACAGTAAATACAACCGGGTGTCATGCAGTAAAGTGAGTTAATTAGTATCAGTTATTTTATTTGCTGCAAATACAGCCCCAATTGTAACCAATTCCTATGTAAGACGTATTATAGGGTTTtgtgaatttttaaaataatatccaTTCTCCCTTGCTTATTAAAATCTCACTATAGCCCATTTAAATTATCTTAATTACGGAAATCGCGGGTAACTCGAGGGCGGCAGACATTCTGTGGGACCCAGAGGCACTCACTAAATCGGGGAATAATAGGTCAACTATAACACTAGAGGCCATACGCCTGTGGAATAAGATAGTGAGAGGGATGGGACTTGTGTAGGTCAGACTCAATGTTAAGGCCTGTTAAGCTCTTGCTGCCAAAAGACCTGAGTAGATTAGTAGATAAGTGGGTGAATAAGGGTCTATATAGGGTGGCTGACTTTCTACCTAGCTCCAAAATGATCACGTTTAACCAGATGAGGGAACAAATTGAGCCGGAAATGCTACACTGGTTTATATACTTACAAGTTAGTTCAGCAATAGCAGCATACACATCAAATAAGAGGCCACGTCAGGTCACAGAGCTGGAAAGAATGGTAATGGCACCAAATAGGGGGAAAAAACTGATTTCTaggatttatat
The window above is part of the Bombina bombina isolate aBomBom1 unplaced genomic scaffold, aBomBom1.pri scaffold_640, whole genome shotgun sequence genome. Proteins encoded here:
- the LOC128644172 gene encoding gastrula zinc finger protein XlCGF17.1-like, whose amino-acid sequence is MEQTEDQWQRNMAEAAEQEICDNISTGEFTNCNNHDQTADASLHLLQNQRSHVGNLCSECGKCFLKKSHLLKHLKIHTGKTFSCPICGKCFNCKKSIVAHQKIHTGEKEFSCSDCGKCFTQESNLIRHQKIHIGKKGFSCSDCEKCFTLKLTLIRHQKIHKGENRFSCSDCEKCFTQKSNLITHQKIHTGEKGFSCSDCGKCFTLKSNLITHQKIHTGEKGFSCSDCGKCFNQKSNLIMHQKIHTGEKAFSCSDCGKCFTLKSNLIMHQKSHTGEKAFSCSDCGKCFTRKSNLIMHQKIHSGERAFSCSDCGKCFTRKSTLLMHQKIHTGEKSFSCSDCGKCFTRKSNLIMHQKIHTAEKGNFMF